The proteins below are encoded in one region of Sander lucioperca isolate FBNREF2018 chromosome 11, SLUC_FBN_1.2, whole genome shotgun sequence:
- the LOC116063357 gene encoding putative uncharacterized protein DDB_G0292292, giving the protein MARKTNKEALKNVLQDLSKDKFSEICHRLRDRNGKPRVSYSDVEDKNVLQITDLMVSFFTESKVLQVARTILRQINCNQEARTLSLKIKASVDKGKPTIHKNCAAGGKGLKAKKILQRDKEQPAATNTSAVPKAAKKEPLQNKRGQPTSASTSEVGPKQKKAKKAKMTDEEGKNIKTNNNNNNNNNKKEKQIGKKRKNKQINNNRKKPNQST; this is encoded by the exons ATGGCccgcaaaacaaacaaagaagctTTGAAGAACGTCCTGCAGGATCTGAGTAAAGATAAGTTTTCTGAGATTTGTCACCGCCTGCGAGACCGCAATGGAAAGCCTCGCGTGAGCTACAGTGATGTGGAGGATAAAAATGTGTTGCAGATCACAGACCTCATGGTTTCATTCTTCACAGAGAGCAAAGTTCTTCAAGTGGCTCGGACTATATTGAGACAGATTAACTGCAACCAAGAAGCAAGGACACTGT CTTTGAAAATCAAAGCCTCTGTGGAC AAAGGTAAACCTACCATCCATAAGAATTGTGCGGCTGGCGGGAAGGGTCTAAAGGCTAAAAAGATTTTGCAGCGTGACAAAGAGCAGCCTGCAGCCACAAACACCAGCGCTGTCCCCAAAGCAGCCAAAAAGGAACCGCTCCAAAACAAAAGAGGCCAGCCAACCAGTGCCTCAACGTCCGAGGTCGGCCCAAAGCAGAAGAAAGCAAAGAAAGCTAAGATGACGGATGAAGAaggaaaaaacataaaaaccaacaacaacaacaacaacaacaacaacaaaaaagaaaaacaaatcgggaaaaaaaggaaaaataaacaaatcaacaacaaCCGTAAAAAACCAAACCAATCAACATAA